The stretch of DNA GCCGACGAGCGCCTCTCCGCGGTCCGGGTCGTCATCCTCACCACCTTCGACCTGGACGAGTACGTCTACGGCGGGCTGAAGTCCGGCGCCGCCGGGTTCCTGGTCAAGGACACCGAGCCGATGGAGCTGATCCACGGGGTGCGGGTGGTCGCCCGCGGCGACGCCCTGCTGGCCCCCTCGGTCACCCGCCGGCTCATCTCCGAGTTCGCCGGCCGGATCAAGGAGCCGCCGCCCGCCCCGCGGCTGAACAGCCTCACCGAGCGGGAGCGCGAGGTGCTGTCCGCCGTCGCCGCCGGACTGAGCAACGAGGAGCTCGCCGCGCGCCTGGTGGTCAGCCCCGCCACCGCGAAGACCCACGTCAGCCGGGTGCTCACCAAGCTCGGCGCCCGGGACCGGGCCCAGCTGGTGGTGATCGCCTACGAATCCGGTGTGGTCCGCCCCGGCTGGCTCGCCTGACCGCCCGGCCCACGGCTTCCCGTTGATCTTGGCGGTGCGGCCCTATAAGCGCGCGGTGGCTTCCAGCGTCCGTTGCAGCACCGCACACCAGGGGAGGCCGGGGGAGGGGACGGGAGGGGAGGGCGTGTCGGCCGGTCGGGCGCGGCGCCTCGCGGGGCGGAGGTTCAAACGGGCGGCGACGGCGGGGAGGGGGACCGGTCGGTCGGTCGAGCGCGGCGCCCCACGGAGTACAGGTTCAAGCAGGCGGCGACGGCGGGGAGGGGGACCGGCTGGTCGGTCGAGCGCGGCGCCCCACGGAGTACAGGTTCAAGCGGGCGGTGACGGCGCAGGCAGGGGCGGGGTTGAGGTGGTCGCCCGGGTGCGGCGCCCCACGGAGTACAGGTTCAAGCGGGCGGTGACGGCGCAGGCAGGGGCGGGGTTGAGGTGGTCGCCCGGGTGCGGCGCCCCACGGAGTACAGGTTCAAGCAGGCAGCGACGGCAGAGGAAGGGGCGGGGCGAAGGCGATCGCCCGGGCGCGGCGCCCCACGGAGTACAGGTTCAAGCAGGCGGTGACGGCGCAGGCAGGGGCGGGGTTGAGGTGGTCGCCCGGGTGCGGCGCCCCACGGGGCGGAGGTCCAAGCAGGCAGCAACGGCAGAGGAAGGGGCGGGGCGAAGGCGATCGCCCGGGTGCGGCGCCCCACAGAGTACAGGTTCAAGCTGGCGGCGAGGGCGGGGAGGGGCACCGGCTGGTCGGTCGGGTGCGGCAGAGCGGGTGGGGGCGGTCGGGGTGGGGTCAAGGGGCGGGATCGCCGCGCCTGCGTCGCCCGGGCGCCGTGGCCGGCCGCCCGGAAACCGCCGCCTCCCCCTGACCTGGGCGAATACGCGGGGTGATGGTGGGGTGGGGTGCCCTGCGCACCGCGACGTCACCCCGGTGACGTCCAGGCACGCATCCCGGCCCGGATCGGCCCTCGGCAGGCCCGAACGGCCCCGATCCGGCCGGCGATGAGGGGTTCGAGCCGCCCGGAAGGCCGGGAAGCAGGGGGTCGGAACCCAGGCAGGGGCGGCATGGGGGCGAGATGTCGCTTTTGCTCTCCTGGGAAGCCTCACTTTGGCCACTCTGGGTAACCAAGGAGGGGGTGGCGGGGGTTTGGGGGCTTACTACTCGCTGGTAGATGCAATCGGGCCTGCCGTGGAGGTGTGCAGGGCTCCCCGCCCCTGCCCGATCCCCGTCGCAAACCGGGCATACAGGGATATGACCACCCTGGTGGGCGCCCCCTCCGCCGGGGCGCCGCCTTCTCCTGTCGGGAGCACGCGCGGGCCAGGCCGGTGAACGCGGCGCCCGCCCCCTCCCGCCGTCGCTGCCCGCTTGAACCCCGACTCCGTGGGGCGCCGCGCCCGGGCGACCGCCTTCGCCTCGCCCCTGCCGTTGCCGTCGCTGCCGGTCTGAACCTCCGCCCCGTGGGCGCCGCACTTGACCGACCAGCCGGTCCCCCTCCCGCCGTCGCTGCCCGCTTGAACCCCGACTCCGTGGGGCGCCGCGCCCGGGCGACCGCCTTCGCCTCGCCCCTGCCGTTGCCGTCGCTGCCGGTCTGAACCTCCGCCCCGTGGGCGCCGCACTTGACCGACCAGCCGGTCCCCCTCCCGCCGTCGCTGCCCGCTTGAACCCCGACTCCGTGGGGCGCCGCGCCCGGGCGACCGCCTTCGCCTCGCCCTACCGTTGCCGTTGCCGCCGGTCTGGACCTTCGCTCCGTGGGGTGCCGCGCTTGACCGACCGGCCGGTGCCCCTCCCTGCCGTCGCTGCCTGTTTGGACCTTCGCTCCGTGGGGTGCCGCACTTGACCGACCGGCCGGTGCCCCTCCCCGCCCTCGCCGCCAGCTTGAACCCCCGCCCCGCGAGGTGCCGCACCCAGGTGAGGCCCGCGCCCCGGCCCTCCCCTCCCCCGGTGTGCGGTGTTGCGACGGCCACTTGACGGCAAGCGCTCTGAAAGGCCCGCAACGCCAAGATCAGCGCCCTGGGGACGCTCGCCGCGGGGTCCCGGTTCGGGACTGGCCACAGGCGGCCGAACCCCGGAGGGCCCCTTGTCCAGGGGGTTCGGCTGCCTGAGACTCATGGGCATCGGACGTCTCGGGCGACCGGGTCGAGGGCTCCCGGCAAGGGGGTGGCACAGGCGGTGGTGGACACGCGCACGCTGGGCGGGGTGCTCCGGGTGCGCGACCGCATTGCCGCCGTCCTCGTCGAACTCGACCGCGGTGTCGCCCACCGCCTCCTGCAGGGCGCGGAGCTGACCGGCGCCACCCGGGACCGCTGGCGGCGCGCCCGCGCCGAGATCGACCTGCTGTGGCGGCTCTTCGAGGCCTACGGCCGCGCCGCCGCCCGGGCCGAGGCGGCCCGCGGCGACCCCGCCGCGCTCGGCGCGCTGCTCCGCGCCCGCTGCGTCGAACTGCCCCGGCCCGAGGCCGCCGCGGGCGAGGCCGGCCTGCTCGGCGCGGAACCGGAGCGGTACACCTTCGACGCCGCGGTGCAGCGGATGACCGCCGCCTACGACACCGGCTCCGCCGCCGTCGCCGAGATCGAGGCGGCCTGGGCCGGGCTGCTGCCGCGGGTGGAGCGCCTGGAGGCCGCACTCGCCGGGATCGACGCCGCGGCCGGCCCGCTGGGCGGCCCCGCACCCGGGCGGGACGCGCTCGCCGCCGGGATCGCCGCGGCCGCCGACGCGGCCCGCACCGACCCGCTCGGCGCCGGCGCCGACACCGCCCGCCTGGACCGGCTCGGCGCCGACGCGGACCGGCTGCTGGCCGCGGTGCGCACCGCGGACCGGCTCCGCACCGGCTTCCCCGCCGACCGCGCCGAACTGGCCGCCGCGGTGGCCGAGGCGGAGTCCGCCGCCGAGGCCGCCCGCCGGGCCCGGGACCGCACCGGCGCGCGGATCGCCGGCCCCGCCCCGGCCGAGGCCCCCGACACCGCCGGGCTGCGCGGCCGCCTCGCCGGCCTGGACCGGCTGCACCGCGCCGGGCACTGGGCCGAGCTGGCGGCCGCCGCCGACGCGCTGCGCCGGGACGCCCGCGCCGCCGCCGAGGCGGCGCGCCGCAGCGAGCACGCCGACGCCGGCCTGCTCGCCCGGCGCGCCGAACTCCGCGGCCGGCTGGACGCCTACCGGATGAAGGCGGTCCGGCTGGGCCGCGCCGAGGACCCCGAGGCGGCGCGGCTGCTGCGCGCCGCGCACGACCTGCTCTGGACCGCCCCGTGCGACCTGGACGCGGCCGATGCGGCGCTCGCCGCCTACCAGCGCGCCGTGGTCGCGGCACCGGGGCGGTCCGATGCGCCGGCCGGCCGAGGAGGCCGGGGGAGAGGAGGGACGCCCCGATGACCACCTGCACCGACCGGTCGTGCGGCGGGCCCGTCGAGGACGGCTTCTGCACGGTGTGCGGCCTGGCCCCGTCCCGGGCGCCGACCGCGGCCCCCGCGGCGGGACCGGCCGCCGCACCGAGCGCCGCACCGGCCGCGGGCACGGGACCGACCGCGGGACCGACCGCGGGACCGACCGCAGGACCGGCCTCGGGCCCGGGGGCCGCCGCACCCGGTTCCGCCCCCGCCGCGGCCCCGCGGGTGCCCCGCCCCGCGCCGGGGCCGGGCCACCCGTCGCACCCCTCCCCGTCCGCCCGCCGCCCCGCCACCCGGGCCGGGTCGCGGCCCTCCCCGGTGAGCGGCCCGTCGGGGCGGCTGGCCACCCGCAGCGGCCCCTCCGGCCGGGTGAGCCGCCGCACCGGGTCGAGCCGGCGCGGCATGCTCGGACTGGGCCTGGTGCAGGTGCCGCCGGTGCCCTACCGGGACCCCGCCACCGCGGTGATGCCCGACCCGGTCGTCGCGGAGAAGAACCGGTTCTGCGGCAACTGCGGGGAGAAGGTCGGCCGGTCGCGCGGCGACCGCCCCGGCCGCACCGAGGGGTTCTGCCGGGCCTGCGGCACCGAGTTCTCCTTCACCCCCAAGCTCCGCAAGGGCGACCTGGTCGCCGGCCAGTACGAGGTGCTGGGCTGCCTGGCGCACGGCGGGCTCGGCTGGATCTACCTGGCCCGCGACCACAACGTGAGCGACCGCTGGGTGGTGCTCAAAGGCCTGCTGAACAGCGGCGACGCAGAGGCGCACAAGACCGCCGCGGCGGAGCGCTCCTTCCTCGCCGAGGTGGAGCACCCCAACATCGTCAAGATCATCAACTTCGTGCAGCACCCGGACCCGCGCACCGGGGTGCCGGTCGGCCACATCGTGATGGAGTACGTCGGCGGCAAGTCGCTCCGCGACCTCATCGTCGAGCTGCGCGAACGGGAGTCGGAGGACGCCGGCCTGCCGGTCGCCCAGGTCATCGCCTACGCCCTGGAGGCGCTGCGCGCCCTGGACCACCTGCACGCCAAGGGCCTGCTCTACTGCGACTTCAAACCCGACAACGTGATCCAGAGCGAGGAGCAGATCAAGCTCATCGACCTGGGCGGGGTGCGGCGCGCCGAGGACTCGGTCACCCCCGTCTACACCACCCCCGGCTACCGGGTCCCCGAGTCGGAGCTGCGCGAACTGGGCCCCACGGTCTCCTCCGACCTGTACACGGTGGGCCGGACCATGGCGGTGCTCAGTACCCGGTTCAGCTTCACCCGGGAGCACCCGCACACCCTGCCCGACCCCGCGCAGGCCCCGGTGTTCGAGGCCTACGAGTCCTACCACCGCTTCCTGCTGCGCACCACCCACCCCGAAGCGGACAGCCGGTTCCACAGCGCCGGCGACATGTCCGAACAGCTCACCGGGGTGCTCCGCGAGGTCCTCTCGCTCGACTCGGGGCAGCCGCACCCGGCGCCGTCCACCCTGTTCGGGCCGGAGCGGTTCCTGGCCGGCGCCGCCCCCGGGGTTCGCGCCGGCGGCGACCCGGACGCGCTGCTCGCCCCCGACTCCCCGGCCGGCCTGGCCGCGACCCTCCCGGCCCCGCTGGTCGACCCGGCCGACCCCGCGGCGGGCCTGCTCGGCGGGCTGGCCGCCGGCCGCCCCGAGGAGCTGGTCGCCACCCTGGAGGCGGCCCCCTCGCCCACCCCGGAGACCCGGCTGATGCTGGCCCGGGCGCTCATCCTGTCCGGCCGCGCGGAGGAGGCCGCCGGGCCGCTCGCCGAGTTCGAGGCGCGCATGCCCGGCGACTGGCGGACCCACTGGTACACCGCGCTGACCTCGGTCCGCCTCGGCGACTGGGAGCACGCCCGGGACCGCTTCGACGAGCTCTACGCGCACCTGCCCGGCGAGGCCGCCCCCAAGCTCGGCCTCGCCGCCTGCCTGGAGCGCACCGGCGACCCCGACGCCGCCGCCCGGCTGCTGGACACGGTGTGGACCACCGACCGGTCCTACGTCGGCACCGCGTTCCGGCTGGCCCGGATCCGGCTCGGCCAGGGCGACCGGGGCGGTGCCGCCCGGGTCCTGGACACCGTGCCCGAGCTGTCCAGCCTCTACACCGCGGCGCAGACCGCCGCGGTCGTCGCCCAGGTCACCGCGGACGACCCCGGGACCCTGGCCGAGGCCGACCTGACCGAGGCCGGCCGGCGGCTGGAGCGGCTCGGACTGCAGGGCGAGGTCGGCGACCGGCTGCGCGCCCGCGTCCTGGAGACCGCCCTGGAGTGGACCCTCGCCGGGCACGCCCCCGCCCGCCCGGTCCGG from Nocardiopsis composta encodes:
- a CDS encoding response regulator transcription factor; this encodes MIRVVIADDQTLVRAGFRSMLEGEEDIEVVGEAADGAEAVALAARERPDVVLMDIRMPGVDGLEATRRIAADERLSAVRVVILTTFDLDEYVYGGLKSGAAGFLVKDTEPMELIHGVRVVARGDALLAPSVTRRLISEFAGRIKEPPPAPRLNSLTEREREVLSAVAAGLSNEELAARLVVSPATAKTHVSRVLTKLGARDRAQLVVIAYESGVVRPGWLA
- a CDS encoding serine/threonine-protein kinase, translating into MTTCTDRSCGGPVEDGFCTVCGLAPSRAPTAAPAAGPAAAPSAAPAAGTGPTAGPTAGPTAGPASGPGAAAPGSAPAAAPRVPRPAPGPGHPSHPSPSARRPATRAGSRPSPVSGPSGRLATRSGPSGRVSRRTGSSRRGMLGLGLVQVPPVPYRDPATAVMPDPVVAEKNRFCGNCGEKVGRSRGDRPGRTEGFCRACGTEFSFTPKLRKGDLVAGQYEVLGCLAHGGLGWIYLARDHNVSDRWVVLKGLLNSGDAEAHKTAAAERSFLAEVEHPNIVKIINFVQHPDPRTGVPVGHIVMEYVGGKSLRDLIVELRERESEDAGLPVAQVIAYALEALRALDHLHAKGLLYCDFKPDNVIQSEEQIKLIDLGGVRRAEDSVTPVYTTPGYRVPESELRELGPTVSSDLYTVGRTMAVLSTRFSFTREHPHTLPDPAQAPVFEAYESYHRFLLRTTHPEADSRFHSAGDMSEQLTGVLREVLSLDSGQPHPAPSTLFGPERFLAGAAPGVRAGGDPDALLAPDSPAGLAATLPAPLVDPADPAAGLLGGLAAGRPEELVATLEAAPSPTPETRLMLARALILSGRAEEAAGPLAEFEARMPGDWRTHWYTALTSVRLGDWEHARDRFDELYAHLPGEAAPKLGLAACLERTGDPDAAARLLDTVWTTDRSYVGTAFRLARIRLGQGDRGGAARVLDTVPELSSLYTAAQTAAVVAQVTADDPGTLAEADLTEAGRRLERLGLQGEVGDRLRARVLETALEWTLAGHAPARPVRLLGDDLDEEGLRRNLERTYRALARTATDPAERRRLVDRANARRPRTWI